Proteins encoded together in one Plectropomus leopardus isolate mb chromosome 19, YSFRI_Pleo_2.0, whole genome shotgun sequence window:
- the LOC121959387 gene encoding dynein axonemal assembly factor 3-like: MSAGRASEGAACITWWGFSPARDLLSMGPVRLERDVNILLVGSGDPRHILKTISSLRDEENLHVWVIENSMELVARQLLLIYLALIPRKAWGIMVEDRVFLEVFGNAEIRSQTEETLKRAASQLSLSVTETLETATHPCLNTTLLKFKERDELARIFKLWVQPRLPSSSSVCAAPILMSKAWDYRVRQHLGTRYDSKKSCFDWDLTMKLHEKGCGVINKQQYAQWRERGLAFEMREGVYQTTNPSLLSARVFSQRGDKVAVRGYWGDIASSPYLSFGIETEDKSLLKTQNGQHIKTAQDISFANVQELFQSLSSRRGCPTTSQLDTNTEEPSPETDPKSVTINNLMHLSGISVTFLPMDSLYKLPEKQKYSHFFNTIYFSASCAHQLGPTMRQIAAPDAVLVVELAKYILDLNKEQEAGFAEKVASIALEAGFEPWHEEKSDDVHAIFIPQRK, translated from the exons ATGAGTGCTGGACGGGCGTCTGAGGGCGCTGCCTGCATTACCTGGTGGGGCTTCAGTCCTGCGCGCGACCTGCTGAGTATGG gTCCTGTGAGACTCGAAAGGGATGTCAACATTTTACTGGTTGGCAGTGGAGATCCACGACATATTTTGAAGACCATTTCTAGTTTGCGGGACGAAGAAAACCTCCAC GTGTGGGTGATAGAAAACAGCATGGAGTTGGTGGCTAGACAGCTGTTGCTTATCTACTTGGCTCTGATACCAAGGAAAGCTTGGGGAATAATGGTGG AAGACAGGGTTTTTCTGGAGGTTTTTGGGAACGCTGAGATCCGCAGTCAGACAGAAGAGACACTGAAACGTGCAGCATCGCAGCTCTCTTTGTCTGTTACTGAAACACTGGAGACAGCCACGCACCCCTGTCTGAACACAACTCTTCTCAAG tttaaGGAGCGAGATGAGTTGGCTAGGATATTCAAGTTGTGGGTCCAGCCTCGGCTTCCATCATCTTCATCTGTTTGTGCAGCTCCTATCTTAATGTCCAAAGCCTGGGATTATCGGGTCAGACAGCACCTCGGAACACGCTACGACTCTAAAAAGAGCTGCTTCGACTGGGATCTGACAATGAAACTGCACGAGAAAGGg TGTGGCgtcatcaacaaacaacaatatgCGCAATGGAGGGAACGGGGTTTAGCTTTTGAAATGAGGGAAGGTGTCTACCAAACAACCAATCCAAGTTTGCTGTCTGCAAGAGTGTTCAGTCAG agaggggaCAAAGTGGCTGTCAGGGGCTACTGGGGAGACATTGCCTCCAGTCCTTACCTCTCCTTTGGCATTGAAACTGAGGACAAAAGCCTGCTGAAGACACAGAATGGCCAACACATAAAG ACAGCCCAGGATATCTCTTTTGCTAACGTGCAGGAATTGTTCCAGTCGCTGTCCAGTAGACGGGGCTGCCCTACCACTTCTCAGTTAGACACAAATACAGAGGAGCCATCCCCAGAGACGGACCCCAAATCTGTCACCATTAACA ACTTGATGCATCTGAGTGGGATCTCTGTGACCTTCCTGCCCATGGACTCACTTTACAAACtgccagaaaaacagaaatactccCACTTCTTCAACACCATCTACTTCTCTGCCag CTGCGCACACCAGTTGGGCCCGACAATGAGACAGATTGCAGCACCAGACGCTGTGCTTGTGGTGGAGTTGGCCAA gtaCATTTTAGATCTGAACAAAGAGCAAGAAGCAGGCTTTGCAGAGAAAGTGGCAAGCATCGCTTTGGAGGCTGGATTTGAGCCATGGCATGAGGAGAAGAGTGATGACGTCCATGCAATTTTCATACCACAGAGGAAGTGA
- the LOC121958761 gene encoding troponin T, slow skeletal muscle-like, which yields MSDLEDHGGHQDEEDEEQGEGEERPKYKPVTQLAAPKIPEGERVDFDVCSCQDIHRKRMEKDLLELQTLIDVHFEQRKKEEQELIGLKDRIESRRAERAEQQRVRAEKERDRQTRIAEERQRKEDEEAKKRADDEAKKKKVLSNMGAHFGGFLAKAEQRRGKKQTAREIKKKTLAERRKPLAIETLREDGLRERAKEMWECIYQLESEKFDLTEKMRRQKYEINVLLNRIQHAQKFKKVHGKGKVGGRWK from the exons ATGTCGGATTTAGAAGATCATGG GGGCCATCAGGATG aggaggatgaggagcagGGAGAGGGAG AAGAACGCCCCAAATACAA GCCAGTCACACAGCTCGCTGCCCCCAAAATCCCTGAGGGGGAGAGGGTTGACTTTGATGTATGTT CCTGTCAGGATATCCACAGGAAAAGGATGGAGAAAGATCTTCTGGAGCTGCAGACTCTGATTGATGTCCATTTTgagcagaggaagaaagaggaaCAGGAGCTGATTGGACTCAAAGACAGGATT gaGAGCCGCCGGGCAGAAAGAGCTGAGCAGCAGCGTGTGAGGGCCGAAAAAGAGCGAGATAGACAGACACGGATAGCG gaggagagacagaggaaggaggatgaggaggcgAAAAAGAGAGCGGATGATGAGgccaagaagaagaaagtgcTCTCCAACATGGGGGCTCATTTTGGAGGGTTCCTGGCCAAG GCAGAGCAGAGACGAGGCAAAAAGCAAACTGCGAGGGAAATCAAGAAGAAGACTCTGGCAGAGAGACGCAAGCCACTGGCTATCGAGACCCTGAGAGAGGACGGCCTGAG AGAGAGAGCTAAGGAGATGTGGGAATGCATCTACCAGCTGGAGTCAGAGAAATTTGACCTGACAGAGAAGATGAGGAGGCAGAAGTATGAG ATCAACGTTCTCCTGAACAGAATCCAACATGCTCAGAAATT CAAAAAGGTCCATGGGAAGGGGAAGGTCGGAGGACGATGGAAGTGA
- the zgc:56095 gene encoding ferritin, lower subunit-like, producing the protein MQSVVKQNLHSETEGDINKLINLKLNASYAYLALGMYFDRDDVALPKFSTFFLERSVKEREQAEKLLEYQNMRGGRILLQTIAKPSREDWRGGLDAMSFSLDYQKSMNTCILDVHRRAGVCSDPHLCDFLEQHFLTDSHDTIKKLGDYVGSLTRITASETHGPMGEYLFDKHTL; encoded by the exons atGCAGTCTGTGGTCAAACAAAACCTCCATTCAGAGACTGAAGGAGACATCAACAAGCTCATCAACCTGAAGCTCAATGCATCCTACGCCTACCTGGCTCTG GGTATGTATTTTGACAGGGATGATGTAGCCCTGCCGAAATTCTCTACTTTTTTCCTGGAGCGCTCGGTGAAGGAGAGGGAACAGGCTGAGAAGCTGCTGGAATATCAGAACATGAGAGGAGGACGGATTTTGCTTCAGACCATTGCC AAACCAAGTAGAGAGGATTGGAGAGGTGGTCTGGACGCAATGTCCTTTTCCCTGGACTACCAGAAATCCATGAACACGTGTATTCTTGATGTGCACCGCAGAGCTGGTGTGTGCTCTGACCCTCAT CTATGTGACTTCCTCGAGCAGCACTTCCTCACCGACAGCCACGACACCATCAAGAAGCTTGGCGATTATGTTGGCAGTCTGACCCGCATCACAGCTTCTGAGACACACGGCCCTATGGGAGAATACCTCTTTGATAAGCACACTCTGTAA
- the syt5b gene encoding synaptotagmin Vb, with protein sequence MRLASIGVRARRTAEPSEPESEEATEPAHHEHHTEHHEHSHTEHHPGHNYNHMKDKFMNELGHLPIPVWAVAAIVVLVLVLVACFIFCLFKKCFAKKKKPKKVRERKTGRRKKEKEGEGEAGEKEGEVKKEGEEEEKEQEKLGKLEFSLDYNFTDAQLIVGILQAQDLAAMDMGGTSDPYVKVFLLPDKKKKYETKVQRKNLCPVFNETFIFKIPYAELGGKTLVLQVFDFDRFSKHDMIGEIKIPMNSVDLGQPMQQWRDLESGEKEEQEKLGDICISLRYVPTAGKLTVNIMEAKNLKKMDVGGLSDPYVKIVLQQNGKRIKKKKTTVKKNTLNPYFNESFSFDVPFEQIQKVQVVITVYDYDKLGSNDPIGKTFMGYGATGVGLRHWSDMLANPRRPVAQWHTLLPEEEVDAAVKAKPR encoded by the exons ATGAGGTTGGCCAGCATTGGGGTTCGGGCCCGGAGGACTGCGGAGCCGTCTGAACCGGAGTCAGAGGAAGCAACAGAGCCGGCTCACCATGAGCACCATACAGAGCACCATGAGCACTCGCATACAGAGCATCACCCCGGCCACAACTACAACCACATGAAGGACAAGTTCATGAATGAACTCGGTCATCTGCCAA ttCCCGTGTGGGCAGTGGCAGCTATCGTCGTGCTCGTCCTGGTTTTGGTGGCGTGCTTCATCTTCTGTCTTTTCAAGAAATGCTTTgcgaaaaagaaaaagccaaagAAAGTGAGGGAGAGGAAAACAGGTCGCCgcaaaaaggaaaaggaaggtGAAGGAGAGGCTGGAGAGAAG GAGGGGGAGGTGaagaaggaaggagaggaagaggagaaagagcagGAAAAGTTGGGTAAGCTGGAGTTCTCGTTGGACTACAACTTCACAGACGCCCAG CTTATAGTGGGTATCCTTCAGGCTCAGGACCTTGCAGCTATGGACATGGGGGGGACCTCAGACCCCTATGTCAAAGTCTTTTTGTTGccagacaaaaagaagaagtaTGAGACCAAAGTCCAACGCAAGAATTTATGCCCCGTTTTCAACGAGACTTTCATTTTCAAG ATTCCGTATGCAGAGCTGGGTGGAAAGACTTTGGTGCTGCAAGTTTTTGACTTTGACCGTTTCTCCAAGCATGATATGATTGGCGAGATAAAAATCCCAATGAACAGTGTTGATTTGGGCCAGCCGATGCAACAATGGAGAGACTTGGAGAGTGGTGAGAAGGAGGAg cagGAAAAACTGGGCgatatttgcatttctttacGATATGTCCCCACTGCTGGAAAACTGACCGTGAACATCATGGAGGCAAAGAACCTGAAGAAAATGGATGTTGGTGGTTTATCAG ATCCATATGTTAAGATTGTTCTGCAGCAAAATGGGAAACGgattaagaagaaaaagacaacgGTCAAGAAAAACACGCTCAATCCTTACTTTAATGAGAGTTTCAGCTTTGATGTCCCCTTCGAGCAGATACAG AAAGTGCAGGTCGTCATCACAGTGTACGACTACGATAAACTTGGGAGCAACGACCCCATTGGGAAAACCTTCATGGGTTATGGAGCTACAGGAGTTGGCCTGCGTCACTGGTCAGATATGCTCGCCAATCCCAGACGTCCAGTTGCCCAGTGGCACACTCTCCTGCCAGAGGAAGAAGTCGATGCGGCAGTCAAAGCAAAACCTCGTTAA